One Gossypium hirsutum isolate 1008001.06 chromosome A11, Gossypium_hirsutum_v2.1, whole genome shotgun sequence genomic window carries:
- the LOC107924335 gene encoding imidazole glycerol phosphate synthase hisHF, chloroplastic gives MEGVACASFTSSASKSLSFSSLSQSSIITLRQNYHNNTLKSKSPRKLVIRASSGSSSGSVVTLLDYGAGNVRSVRNAIRYLGYEIEDVRTPKDILNADRLIFPGVGAFASAMDVLTKTGMAEALCTYIENDRPFLGICLGLQLLFESSEENGPVNGLGLIPGVVGRFNSLNGFRVPHIGWNALQIAKDSEILDDIGDRHVYFVHSYRAMPSNDNKEWVSSTCNYGDDFIASIRRGNVHAVQFHPEKSGDVGLSVLRRFLNPKSQGSKKPTQGKASKLAKRVIACLDVRTNDKGDLVVTKGDQYDVREQTKENEVRNLGKPVELAGQYYKDGADEVSFLNITGFRDFPLGDLPMLQVLRHTSENVFVPLTVGGGIRDFTDANGRYYSSLEVASEYFRSGADKISIGSDAVYAAEEYIKTKVKTGKSSLEQISKVYGNQAVVVSIDPRRVYVQGPNDVQFKTIRVPKPGPNGEEYAWYQCTVNGGREGRSIGAYELAKVVEELGAGEILLNCIDCDGQGKGFDIDLIKLISDAVSIPVIASSGAGAVEHFSEVFMKTNASAALAAGIFHRKEVPIQSVKAHLLKEGIEVRI, from the exons ATGGAGGGGGTGGCATGTGCTTCCTTTACGAGCTCCGCGTCAAAATCATTGTCATTTTCTTCTCTTTCGCAATCTTCTATCATAACACTCCGCCAAAACTATCACAACAATACTCTAAAATCAAAATCTCCTAGAAAACTTGTAATCCGCGCTTCATCTGGTTCCAGTTCTG GTTCGGTTGTGACGTTGCTTGATTATGGAGCTGGAAATGTTAGGAGTGTAAGGAATGCGATTCGATATCTTGGCTACGAGATAGAGGAT GTGCGAACTCCAAAAGACATTTTGAACGCAGACCGCCTTATCTTTCCTGGTGTCGGGGCATTTGCTTCTGCCATGGATGTATTGACCAAGACCGG GATGGCTGAAGCACTATGTACCTATATAGAAAACGATCGCCCATTTCTAGGCATTTGTCTTGGACTTCAACTACTTTTTGAGTCTAGTGAAGAGAATGGACCAG TGAATGGCCTCGGCTTGATCCCTGGTGTGGTTGGGCGGTTTAACTCTTTGAATGGTTTTAGAGTGCCCCATATTGGCTGGAACGCCTTGCAAATTGCAAAAGACTCTGAAATTTTGGACGACATTGGAGATCGCCATGTCTACTTTGTTCACTCTTATCGTGCCATGCCG TCCAATGATAATAAAGAATGGGTTTCATCTACATGCAATTACGGTGATGATTTTATAGCATCTATTAGAAGGGGAAATGTGCATGCAGTTCAGTTCCATCCAGAGAAGAGTGGAG ATGTTGGTCTTTCTGTATTGAGAAGGTTCCTAAATCCTAAATCACAAGGTTCAAAG AAGCCTACTCAGGGGAAAGCTTCAAAACTTGCTAAGAGG GTGATCGCTTGTCTTGATGTTAGAACAAATGATAAAGGGGATCTTGTTGTAACTAAAGGAGACCAGTATGATGTAAGAGAGCAGACAAAAGAGAATGAG GTGAGAAACCTTGGTAAGCCAGTAGAGCTTGCTGGACAGTATTACAAAGATGGGGCCGATGAG GTCAGCTTTTTGAACATTACTGGATTCCGTGATTTCCCATTAGGCGATTTACCAATGTTGCAG GTATTAAGGCACACATCAGAAAATGTTTTTGTCCCGCTAACAGTTGGAGGTGGTATACGGGATTTTACTGATGCAAATGGCAG GTACTATTCTAGTTTGGAAGTTGCTTCAGAGTATTTTAGGTCCGGGGCTGATAAAATATCAATTGGAAGTGATGCAGTTTATGCAGCAGAAGAATATATAAAAACCAAA GTAAAGACAGGAAAGAGCAGCTTAGAACAAATTTCTAAAGTTTATGGAAATCAG GCAGTGGTTGTAAGCATTGATCCTCGTAGGGTGTATGTTCAAGGTCCTAATGATGTGCAGTTCAAGACCATACGGGTCCCAAAACCAG GTCCAAATGGAGAAGAATATGCTTGGTATCAGTGTACA GTTAATGGTGGGCGAGAAGGGCGATCAATTGGAGCTTACGAGCTTGCGAAAGTTGTTGAAGAACTGGGAGCTGGAGAAATACTGTTGAACTGCATTGATTGCGACG GTCAAGGAAAAGGGTTTGATATTGATTTAATAAAGCTGATatctgatgctgtcagcatcccTGTAATTGCAAGTAGCGGTGCTGGTGCTGTTGAACACTTCTCAGAGGTATTCATGAAAACAAATGCATCAGCTGCTCTTGCTGCtggcattttccatcggaaggag GTGCCCATTCAGTCTGTAAAAGCACACTTGTTGAAGGAAGGCATTGAAGTAAGGATATGA